Proteins encoded by one window of Juglans regia cultivar Chandler chromosome 15, Walnut 2.0, whole genome shotgun sequence:
- the LOC108993035 gene encoding UPF0481 protein At3g47200-like, with protein sequence MEIYKLRYFKRFMERITNINRDEMLASIIQDSEERVCGCYAETISFDSDTLRQIILVDATFIIEFFLRAWLEEDDDYIKDQPWVLSWIYSDLIILENQLPFSIIEKLYELLPLDQSSSIYPSSFLKFTVNFFEQKNVQMIRHDDIDSEKVMHFVDLLRYFYLPPHQIRLPDRSFKLVNKMHCASQLAEAGLKFKASSSTSILDLKFNEKVLEIPRFKLRNDTETYARNLIALEQCVYQFERYVTDYFMMLDFLINTGKDVDLLIQQGILVNEMGANNIRPPFAGNLCTGISFRDVSDDYHDLCRQLVDFHRKHGFVILKSSLKHDYFCTPWMGAATIGAIILLIFTLIQIVCTVISTFK encoded by the coding sequence AtggaaatttataaactgaGATATTTCAAGAGGTTCATGGAAAGAATTACCAATATCAACAGGGATGAGATGTTAGCAAGCATTATACAAGATTCGGAAGAACGGGTATGTGGATGTTATGCAGAGACCATTTCATTTGATAGTGATACTTTGAGGCAAATTATCCTGGTGGATGCGACCTTCATCATTGAGTTTTTCTTGAGAGCTTGGTTAGAAGAAGATGACGACTATATAAAAGACCAGCCATGGGTGCTTTCTTGGATATATTCTGACTTGATAATACTTGAGAATCAACTTCCTTTCTCTATAATCGAGAAATTATATGAGCTGCTTCCACTCGATCAGTCTTCCTCAATATACCCATCAAGCTTCCTCAAGTTTACCGTTAACTTCTTTGAACAGAAGAATGTTCAAATGATACGTCATGATGATATAGATTCAGAAAAAGTAATGCACTTTGTTGATTTGTTGAGATACTTTTACTTGCCTCCTCACCAAATTAGGCTCCCAGACAGAAGTTTTAAGCTAGTTAACAAAATGCACTGTGCCTCCCAGCTGGCTGAGGCAGGATTGAAGTTTAAGGCAAGTTCAAGCACATCCATACTTGACCTAAAATTTAACGAGAAAGTGCTGGAAATCCCAAGATTTAAATTACGCAATGACACGGAGACTTATGCTCGGAACCTCATCGCCTTGGAGCAATGTGTCTATCAATTTGAAAGATATGTTACtgattattttatgatgttagATTTCCTTATCAATACAGGCAAAGATGTGGATTTACTTATTCAACAGGGGATCCTTGTGAATGAAATGGGCGCCAACAATATTAGGCCACCTTTCGCCGGCAATTTGTGCACAGGTATCTCATTTAGGGATGTCAGCGATGATTATCATGATCTCTGTAGACAATTGGTGGATTTCCATAGAAAACATGGGTTCGTAATTCTGAAGAGTAGCTTGAAACATGATTATTTTTGCACGCCTTGGATGGGTGCTGCTACCATTGGTGCTATTATCTTGTTGATTTTCACTCTCATACAAATTGTTTGTACTGTCATTTCGACATTCAAGTAG